The genomic DNA TATAAATGAAAATGGAGTTAAAGCTTCTTTAAAATATGGAACTCCAACAAATCATAAAGAAACAAAAACTTGGTCTAGTGGAACACCAGATATATTAGGAGATATTTATAATATGACTGATAAAATAGTTGTTGATACTGGATTTACTCCAACAAGGTCATTAACTTCTAAAACTATTTTAAATATAATCTTAAGAGATGAAAAACTAAGAAAAGCTATATTTGGTGTAAATAGTGATAAACTACTTACTTTAAATGAATTAAATACATTTTTAGTTTCTCAATCTCTTCCTCCTATTTTTACTTATGATGAAAGATACAGAGTACAAGGCAAGGATGGTAAGTACACAACAAAGAGATTCTTAGATGAAAATAAGTTTATTCTTATGCCTGACGGCAAGATGGGAGATACTTTCTTTGGGCTAACAGCAGAGGAATTAGAACTTAGAAAAAACCCAGCAATAGATATTAGTTCAGTTGGAAATATAATTGTAGAACAATACTCTACTGCTGACCCAGTTGCTAAGTGGATAAAAGCAGTTGCAACAGCATTACCTAGTTTTCCTTATGCTGACCAAGTGTTTATGGGTACAATAAATTAGAGGTGTTGATATGGAAGTTGAAAGACTAAAAAAACTTTTAGGAATCAGTAAGGAAGATTATTCAAAAGAGATGATATTAGAGTTTATATTAGAAGATGTGGAGGAAATAGTTAAAAATTATTGTAATGTATCTGTTATTCCCGAAGGGCTAAATAGTACTGTTTTAAGGATGGCTATAGATATGTATAAAAATGAGAATCTAGGAAGTGAAGATATTGCACTAGGTTCTATTTCTTCTATATCAGAAGGTGATACATCAGTTTCATACAGAAGTTCAGCTAGTGAATTTAAGGAATCGTTACTCAAAGATTATAAGTCACAATTAAACAGATACAGAAAAATTAGGTGGAAATAATGATGGATAAGACTAGAAAAGCAATAGAAATGTTATACAGAGATAAATGTACTATAATTGAGTATCAGCCAGTCAAAGACCCTGTGACAAAACGAACTAACAATAAAGAAGTGATTGTATTAGAAAATCAACCTTGTAAGCTTTCATATAAAAACATTAATTCTACAGAAGAAGGAAAAGTAGCTAAACTTGCACAAACCATCAAACTCTTTATATCTCCAAACATAAGCGTTAAAGCAGGTTCAAAGCTTATTATAACTACTCAAAATAACATAACAAGAGAGTATGTAAGAAGTGGAGAATCAGCTATATATCCAAATCATCAAGAAATAATACTTGAGTTATTTAAGGATAAAGCATAATGGCTAGATGGGGCAGTGTTGATTTTAGAGAGTTTAAAAGAGTTTGTAAAAAGATGGAGAAGCTTACAAAGATTGATTTAGATAAGTTTTGCAAGGATGCAGCAAGAGAATTAGCAGCACGATTACTTGGGAAAGTAATTAGAAGAACACCAGTTGATACAGGATTCTTACGACAAGGATGGAATGGAGTGGCTTATGCTAGGTCGCTTCCTGTGTATAAACAAGGAAATAATTATATTATAGAAGTTGTTAATCCGACTGAATATGCAAGTTATGTAAATTTCGGGCATAGAACTAAAGATGGTAAGGGATGGGTTAAAGGACAACATTTCTTAACAATTTCAGAGATGGAACTACAAAGTCAAGTTGATAAGATTATAGAGAGAAAGTTATTAATCTTGTTGAAAGGAGTATTTGATGCTTAATAATATAATTGATGGAATATCTATTAAATTAGATAAATCATTTGGAAATGAATATACAATTTATAGTGAAGATGTGGAGCAAGGTATAAATGAACCTTGTTTTTTTATTGTTCCTTTAAATCCAAGCAAAGTATCATATCCAAGTGGCAGGACATTAAAAAAGAACTCTTTTGATGTACATTATTTTCCTCGTTCAAAAGATAAGAGTTTTGAAATAAATGAGGTAGCTGAGATGCTACTTGAGGAATTAGAGTATATAGAAATTGATGGAGATTTAGTTAGAGGCACAAATATGAATTTTGAAATTATAGATAATGTTCTTCATTTCTTCGTTGATTATAACTACTTCACTATAAAAAGTAATGATACAGAAAAAATGAATGATGTTGAATTATTTGGTGGTTTGAAGAGAGGTGATAATTTTGAATAAAACATTAAGCAAAGAAGATGACTACAAGTTTACTAAGGAGCAAATAGTTAATTCTAAGAAGTATGTAAATAGAAAAGACTTATTAAATGCAATTTTAAAAGAAAATGAGTTATATTCCTTCTCAGAAGTAGAGGAAATAATAAATAATTTTATGAAAGGAGTGAGTTAGATGGCTTTAGGTGGAGGAACATTTGTAACACAAAATAAGGTCCTACCTGGTGCATATATAAATTTTGTAAGTGCTACAAGGGCAACCAGTTCATTATCGGATAGAGGTATTGTTGCAATGCCTTTAGAGTTAGATTGGGGCATAGATGAAGAAATTTTCACAGTAACCAGTGATGATTTTGAGAAGTATTCAACTAAGTATTTTGGATATGATTATACTCATGAGAAGCTGAAAGGTTTGAGAGATTTATTCAAAAATATAAGGTTGGGATATTTTTATAAATTGAATAAAGGTGTTAAAGCTAGTTGCAGTATTGCTACAGCTAAGTACTCAGGTACTAGAGGTAATGATTTAAAAGTTATAGTTACAACAAACATTGATGATAACACTAAGTTTGATGTTGTAACACTTTTGGATAATAAGAAAGTAGATACCCAAATAGCAAAAGTTATTACAGACTTACAGGACAATGACTATATTACTTGGAAGAAGGATACAACACTAGAAGCAAGTGCAGGGCTTGTATTTACTGGTGGAACTAATGGCGAATCAGTCACAGGAGCAGAGTATCAAGCTTTCTTGGATAAAATAGAAAGCTACTCATTTAATGCACTAGGCAGTTTGGCTACAACAGCAGAAATTAAAAGTTTATTTGTAGAGTTTACTAAAAGAATGAGAGATAAAGTAGGAGCTAAGTTTCAAACTGTACTATATAAAAAGAATGATGCAGATTACGAAGGTGTAGTATCTGTAGAAAATAAAGTTAAAGATACTGGGTTATTAGAATCTAGTTTAGTTTATTGGACTACTGGAGCTATAGCAGGATGCGATATAAATAAATCTAATACTAATAAAAAGTATGATGGTGAGTTTGATGTTGATGTAAATTACACACAAATACAACTTGAAGAAGCACTAAAGAGTGGTAAATTTATATTTCATAAAGTTGGTGATGAAGTTCATGTGTTAGAGGACATAAATACTTTTGTATCATTTACAGATGATAAAAATGACGATTTTTCAAGTAACCAAAGTGTTAGAGTACTTGACCAAATTGCTAATGATATTGCAACTTTATTTAATGAAAAGTATTTAGGTAAAGTTCCGAATGATAAGGCAGGAAGAATAAGTTTCTGGAATGATGTTGTTAAACACCATAAAGAATTAGAGAATATAAGGGCAATAGAAGATTTTAAAACTGATGATGTTAGTGTGGAGCTTGGAAATGACAAGAAAACAGTTATAGTGAGTGATGCGGTTAAGGTTATAAATGCTATGAGTAAGCTTTATATGACTGTTTCAGTTAGTTAATTAGGAAGGAGAATATTAGAATGGCTAAAAATATTACTATGAAGTCAAAAGATGCAATAAGTGCATCTTTGGCAGAATGCTATGTTACCATTGAAGGTAAAAGATACCTTCTTATGCAGTGTATCAAGGTAGAGGCTAAATTTAAGAAGAATAAAAGTAAGATACCAATTTTAGGGCAAACAGGAAAAGGAAACAAAACTACTGGATGGGAAGGCACAGGAAGTGCAACTGTTCATTATAATACTTCTATCTTTAGAAAACTTATGCTTAGATATAAGGAAACTGGAGAAGATATATATTTCGATATGCAAATTACTAATGAAGACCCAACAAGTTCAGTAGGTCGTCAAACTATTATATTAAAAGATTGCAATATGGATGAGGTTACATTAGCTAAATTTGATGCAGATAGTGAATATTTAGATGAGGATATAGATTTTACTTTTGATGATTGGGATATGCCAGAAGAATTTAAAATTTTATTAGGTATGATATAGAATACACATTTATAAATTATAGATGTGTGTTTTTTATGTAAAAATTAAAATAAAAGGAGAATTAAGAAATGAGTAATTTAAGTGCTTTTTTAAGTCAAAATGCAATAAAAAATGAGAATGTAATGTATGTGGCAAGCGATAGATTTTTAGACGAAGGAGGAAAGCCAGTTGAATGGGAATTAAGAGTTTTATCTTCTGAGGAAGATGAAGTATTAAGAAGAAACTGTACCAAAAGAGTGAAAGTGATTGGCAATAATGGGAAGCCAACAGGTCAATTCACAAATGAAATTGACTACAATAGTTATGTAGCAGAGTTATGTGTAGCATCTACAGTATTTCCAGATTTAAAGGATGCCGAACTCCAAAATAGTTATGGAGTGATGGGAGAAGCTCAGTTATTAAAAACAATGCTTACAGCAGGTGAGTATGTAAATTATACAGTAAAAGTTAACGAAGTTAATGGATTTGATACAACATTTGAAGATAAAGTAGAAGAAGCAAAAAACTAATTAGGGGCGGTGATTTTGATGCTAGCATCACTCATTATTGTATCCAAAAATTAAAGTGGAAACCTAGTGAATATATGAATTTAGAAGTTAATGAGAGAGCATTAGCAGCCGCCTCAATACTTATAAAGATAGAAGATGAAGAGGAAGCAATGAAAGAAGCTGAAAGAGAGAGAAAGAGGGGACGAAGAAGATAGCAAAATAAAAAAATAAATATAGAATAGGTAAAATATGTAATAATTATATGTTATAATATTTTTAGCAAGAAGATGTAATCTACAATTTATAGAGTGGAGTTCATACTGGGATAAAACCTACTTCCTAATGAAAGGAGGTGGGAAGTATGAATAACTTTTTACTTAATGTAATAGCTGGCGTTATTGCTAGTTTAATATTTTGCTTAATTTGTAAAGTATTTCTAAAAGTAAAAAGCCACTCAACTCGTGGCAAGAGTAAAAGTGGCTGGGAATTTGATTTTAAAATCAAGTTCCATAAGTTCAAATAGATTCATTTAATTATGAACTTCACTCTACCGCAAAATAGATTGTAGTTCTTCTTGCTTTTATTATACCACAAATTAGAAAAAATATTGTTTATATAAAATAAAAAATAAAAATTTTTATTAAAAAATTGAAAACTTGATTATAAAGCAATTAATTTATAAAATATATATAAATAAGTAGGTATTTATTTACTTGAATTTCATTGTTTATATAAAAAAAATGGAAAAATATGTAATAATTATATGTTATAATAATTGTAGCAAGGATAATAATCGAAAGTGCGAAGGGTGATTATTTTCATATTAAACGCCAAATTCCAAATAAGGAAGGAGGTGAAATTATATGATAGGTTTTTTATTAAGCATACTAGCTGGTGTTATATCAGCTTATATTTATGACAAAATAAAAAATCACCCAGACGCCAATAAGGGTGATTTAAAAAAATAATTCTTTAAATCAATTTTGATGGAAATAGCTACTCTTGTATAAAGTAAATTATTTCCTTGCTTTTATTATACCACAAATTGGTACAGATATTCAAAAATAATATTTTTATGATATAATAAAAATGTAGAGATTTTGCAGTGAGCAATATTTGCGATAAATTGAAGTTTAACAATTGGAATACAAGGTATTGAGGGTGTGTGATAAATGTTATCAATTGCACTACTCATGGTTCACTGCAAATTTGAGAGAGATGCGTATGTGTAGGTATTGGAAATGCCAAGTTTATTTTGGGGTTTTAGATTAACTATATGGAATGTAAATTAACCTTTTTATTGTTGTTGTTATTCTTATTGTTATTCGTTTTAGATTAACTATATGGAATGTAAATGTTGTAAGAAGTATCATTCTATTTTTTAATCTTTCTGTTTTAGATTAACTATATGGAATGTAAATAGTACATATAATGAGTCTTTAACATCAGTTATGAAAGGTTTTAGATTAACTATATGGAATGTAAATGATTGTACTTTAGCGTCTGCACTAGCTTTGTCTATCGTTTTAGATTAACTATATGGAATGTAAATTATTTTACAGATGAACAATTACAGTTACTTCTTGAATGTTTTATATTAACTAAGTGGTATGTAAATAATGGAAGCAAGATAATTTTTAAAGGTATGGATAATTGTTTTATATTAACTATGTGGATTCAAAATTAAATAGAAAAAAGAAAGCACTTACTTAAATAGTAGGTGCTTTTGTTTTGCTCAAAATTGGTCGGTTGAGTAAAATAATTAGAAAAAATTGGGATAAGTTATTGACTTTTTGGAACACAAATAATATAATTATATTATGGAACACAAAAAGTGAGGTGAAACAATGAGTTCTAAAATGGGAAGACCAAAAGTTGATAATCCTAAAAATATTGATGTCAAAGTAAGATTTGATGAAAATACTCATAAAAAATTATTAGATTATTGTGAGAAAGAAAATCTTACTAGAACAGAAGCAATAAGAAAAGGAGTAGACTTACTTTTGGAGGAAGATAAGTAAAAAAGTAGCCCAACGCCGACCAAAGCATACTGGACTACTTAACCTAGAGTTATCTCTATATGAAATATTCTATCATGTAAAGATAACTCTTTCAAGATAATAAATCGAAAGGGTGATTTTTGTATGAATAATGAACTGATGAATTTTGAAAATAATGAATTAGGAATAAAAATAAGAACTATTAAATATGAAGATGGAAGTATAGGAATTAATGCAGAGGATACAGCTGTAGGGTTTGGATGGTGTCAGACACAGAATAAAAATGGTAAGCAATATGTATCAATTAGATGGGAAACTATTAATAAATACTGTAAAGAATTTGGTTTCCTCAACTTGTTGGGGAAAGATGAGTATATACCTGAATCATTATTTTATCTTTTAGGTATGAAAGCTAAAAATGAAATAGCAGTAAAATTTCAAACATGGTTAGCAGTAGATGTACTACCATCAATAAGACAAACTGGTGCATACATAACTAACAATGCTAATCCCGAAAAACTAAGAGAAAAAGCAAGTGAGATTGAAAAGTTACAATTAGCCTATAACAGCACATCTATGTTAAAAGAATTGCTAGATGGTGCAGGATTTGACAATAAATCCAAACTATTAACAGCTAAAACATTATATAAAAAGGCAGGCATTGATTTACCTATAGAAATTGAAGAAGAGGAATCTTTCTTTGACACAAAACAAATAGCATCTAAACTGAAAATATATTCTAAGAGTAATAAACCAGCACAGTTGGCTGTTTGTGAAATTATTAAAAAGATTGATTTAGAAGAAAACGAAGTCAAAGGCGTTTGGGAAACTAATGGTTCTTGGACTGGTACTGTAAATAAATATACAAAGAGTGTAATAGATAAGGTTAGAAATTGGATAGAGGAAAATAATAGACCTACTAAGATTGCAGGTGAGAAGAAGAATTATCATGTGGTTTATAAAATTGAGTAAATTTATCAGTTGTATTAAATAATATATTTTAGTTTATTTTGGGGGGTTAATACAATGTGTGAGAATTTACTTGATATATGTGGTTCAAATGATATAGATAGATTCATGAAAACTGCTATTATGCTAGAACAATTAGAAGAAATAAATCCAAAGAAGTTTTATGAATTATTAAATATAATAGATGAACTTTATGAGAAACAACAAGAGAAAAATAATAATTAAATAATATATTAAATAAAAAACACTTACTTGAATAGTAGGTGTTTTTTTATTGAAAGGAGGTGATTATGATGTAAAAATTTTACTGATATAGTATAATAATCTTATAAAATTGCGT from Clostridioides difficile ATCC 9689 = DSM 1296 includes the following:
- a CDS encoding major capsid protein, with amino-acid sequence MARVEELLSVQELINYTKTRKLKETMGDLLFPTQKIEGLEIKMIKGASNLPVSASVHAFDTEAEIASREGANLSIAELALVKRKIKLDEKDIIVLEEPRNSQEETQMINQIFNDVDNLVSSVNTRIEAMRMEVLSTGELNINENGVKASLKYGTPTNHKETKTWSSGTPDILGDIYNMTDKIVVDTGFTPTRSLTSKTILNIILRDEKLRKAIFGVNSDKLLTLNELNTFLVSQSLPPIFTYDERYRVQGKDGKYTTKRFLDENKFILMPDGKMGDTFFGLTAEELELRKNPAIDISSVGNIIVEQYSTADPVAKWIKAVATALPSFPYADQVFMGTIN
- a CDS encoding phage head-tail connector protein, with the translated sequence MEVERLKKLLGISKEDYSKEMILEFILEDVEEIVKNYCNVSVIPEGLNSTVLRMAIDMYKNENLGSEDIALGSISSISEGDTSVSYRSSASEFKESLLKDYKSQLNRYRKIRWK
- a CDS encoding HK97 gp10 family phage protein yields the protein MARWGSVDFREFKRVCKKMEKLTKIDLDKFCKDAARELAARLLGKVIRRTPVDTGFLRQGWNGVAYARSLPVYKQGNNYIIEVVNPTEYASYVNFGHRTKDGKGWVKGQHFLTISEMELQSQVDKIIERKLLILLKGVFDA
- a CDS encoding phage tail terminator family protein — protein: MLNNIIDGISIKLDKSFGNEYTIYSEDVEQGINEPCFFIVPLNPSKVSYPSGRTLKKNSFDVHYFPRSKDKSFEINEVAEMLLEELEYIEIDGDLVRGTNMNFEIIDNVLHFFVDYNYFTIKSNDTEKMNDVELFGGLKRGDNFE
- a CDS encoding phage tail sheath family protein is translated as MALGGGTFVTQNKVLPGAYINFVSATRATSSLSDRGIVAMPLELDWGIDEEIFTVTSDDFEKYSTKYFGYDYTHEKLKGLRDLFKNIRLGYFYKLNKGVKASCSIATAKYSGTRGNDLKVIVTTNIDDNTKFDVVTLLDNKKVDTQIAKVITDLQDNDYITWKKDTTLEASAGLVFTGGTNGESVTGAEYQAFLDKIESYSFNALGSLATTAEIKSLFVEFTKRMRDKVGAKFQTVLYKKNDADYEGVVSVENKVKDTGLLESSLVYWTTGAIAGCDINKSNTNKKYDGEFDVDVNYTQIQLEEALKSGKFIFHKVGDEVHVLEDINTFVSFTDDKNDDFSSNQSVRVLDQIANDIATLFNEKYLGKVPNDKAGRISFWNDVVKHHKELENIRAIEDFKTDDVSVELGNDKKTVIVSDAVKVINAMSKLYMTVSVS
- a CDS encoding phage tail tube protein — protein: MAKNITMKSKDAISASLAECYVTIEGKRYLLMQCIKVEAKFKKNKSKIPILGQTGKGNKTTGWEGTGSATVHYNTSIFRKLMLRYKETGEDIYFDMQITNEDPTSSVGRQTIILKDCNMDEVTLAKFDADSEYLDEDIDFTFDDWDMPEEFKILLGMI
- a CDS encoding phage tail assembly chaperone; amino-acid sequence: MSNLSAFLSQNAIKNENVMYVASDRFLDEGGKPVEWELRVLSSEEDEVLRRNCTKRVKVIGNNGKPTGQFTNEIDYNSYVAELCVASTVFPDLKDAELQNSYGVMGEAQLLKTMLTAGEYVNYTVKVNEVNGFDTTFEDKVEEAKN
- a CDS encoding type I toxin-antitoxin system toxin, encoding MNNFLLNVIAGVIASLIFCLICKVFLKVKSHSTRGKSKSGWEFDFKIKFHKFK
- a CDS encoding Bro-N domain-containing protein: MNNELMNFENNELGIKIRTIKYEDGSIGINAEDTAVGFGWCQTQNKNGKQYVSIRWETINKYCKEFGFLNLLGKDEYIPESLFYLLGMKAKNEIAVKFQTWLAVDVLPSIRQTGAYITNNANPEKLREKASEIEKLQLAYNSTSMLKELLDGAGFDNKSKLLTAKTLYKKAGIDLPIEIEEEESFFDTKQIASKLKIYSKSNKPAQLAVCEIIKKIDLEENEVKGVWETNGSWTGTVNKYTKSVIDKVRNWIEENNRPTKIAGEKKNYHVVYKIE